The stretch of DNA TGCGTTGTTCGATGGTCGTCGCGATGCGACAGGGAACCTCGGGGAGGCCTGTTTCGATGGCGATATCCTGCCGATGATGTCCCGCCAGCACGACGTAGCCTCCATCGCCTTTCTCTCCCCACCGTTCAACGATTAAGGGGGTATGGATTCCGGCTATGACGATATCGTTCTTGAGGGTCTGGTATTCATCGTCCGTGAGCGGCGGAAACAGGTTTTTGTACTCCGGGCGAGTCTTGAGTTGATTGACAGGAATCATGACGCTTTCCATGTAACGCTCCCTTGGTGAAGTAAATGGTTTTGAGGTGATACACCGTGCGCGCAGGGATATGGACTCCGCGATAGTGGATGAGTCGGCAGACGTCGACGACGGCCGCCTCCGGATGTTCTCGTAAGACGTGCAGAGCAGCTTGTGTCCGTTCCGGCAGGCGATCCCACAGCGAGGCGGCGAGGTGTCGGGTGGTGGCGATGTGCTGTGCGGTACCGGACAAGTACCGCAAGGGGATCACATACGGCTGCTGACCTCGGAATCCTCCTCGTTGTTTGTGCTGAACCGTGGCGTACCACGTGGCGGGGGCGAAGGCGAGAAGCCCCCGTAAGGCGGGTGGCAGGAGTCCGTGTTGAATCCCTAGCCATCGATAGAATTGCCTCCGGCCCATCGAGACTCCCATGTGAGCGAGGAGCGTGCGAAACTCACGAATCGTGAGGTAAGTGTCCCGGAGTCCGATTTGCTCAGGGCGTGCGCCCATCCCCAGCTCGTCACAAAGTTGAACGGCTAGAGAGCGTAGGTTCTTCACACACAACTCCGATCGACAGTCATCAGATGTTCGGGGATGTCATACTCAGCCGACTCTCCGTCTGTGGGGTCGGCGTGTTCCTCTCCTTCAAAGAGGGGGACGATGCGAGACACGGAACGCGCCTCATAGCCGTTGGCTTTGATTTCACGTCGTCGCTTCAAGTAGACGGTCCAGGGCAATGTCTCGATCAAGCGGTCATGCCGATCGCGAATCTCGACGAGTTTGTTTTTCCCGGTCACTTTCTTTTGGAAGAGTTTTTGGAGGTAGCGGAAGAGGAGACTTCGAAAATGTGCCCGCCCTCGCGAGAAGTCCCAGTTGGCGGCACAGTCGATGACGGCCAAGTATCCTATCTGGGTGAAATCGTCTTTCTCGAAGGCGCGGTCGAGCGCAAAGGCGTTGTACCGAAACGCCATATAGTGAATCAGCTTTTTGTTCTCTTCGTACAATTCGAGGATGAACGACTCAGAGAGTTCTGGATCGGCGGGAATGCGGTGGGGAGCCGGTGTGGCAACTGATGCATGGAGACCCATAACCAAATCCTCCTTCTTGACGGACTGACTACGACA from Nitrospira sp. encodes:
- a CDS encoding sigma factor, translating into MGLHASVATPAPHRIPADPELSESFILELYEENKKLIHYMAFRYNAFALDRAFEKDDFTQIGYLAVIDCAANWDFSRGRAHFRSLLFRYLQKLFQKKVTGKNKLVEIRDRHDRLIETLPWTVYLKRRREIKANGYEARSVSRIVPLFEGEEHADPTDGESAEYDIPEHLMTVDRSCV